The following coding sequences are from one Candidatus Nitronereus thalassa window:
- the tuf gene encoding elongation factor Tu produces MAKSKFDRKKPHLNVGTIGHVDHGKTTLTSALTKVMGDKGMANYVSYDQVAKASESQGRRDPTKILTIAISHVEYESDNRHYAHVDCPGHADYVKNMITGAAQMDGAILVVSAADGPMPQTREHILLARQVGVPYIVVFLNKADKVEDPELLELVELEVRELLSKYQFPGDDVPIITGSAIKAIEGDTSDIGVPSIIKLLEAIDTYIPTPERAIDKPFLMPIEDVFTISGRGTVVTGRVERGRVKVGDEIEIVGLGNTQTTTVTGVEMFRKVLDDGQAGDNIGALLRGTKKDEVERGMVLAKPKSITPHTKFKAEVYVLTKEEGGRHTPFFNGYRPQFYFRTTDVTGIVQLNEGVEMVMPGDNTTFTGELISPIAMEQGLRFAVREGGRTVGAGVVTEILA; encoded by the coding sequence ATGGCGAAGTCGAAATTTGATCGGAAGAAGCCGCATTTGAATGTGGGGACGATTGGGCACGTTGACCATGGGAAGACGACCCTGACCTCAGCCTTAACGAAGGTGATGGGGGATAAGGGGATGGCCAACTATGTCTCCTATGATCAAGTGGCCAAGGCGAGTGAATCGCAAGGGCGACGGGATCCGACCAAAATCCTGACCATAGCCATCTCGCATGTGGAATATGAAAGCGACAATCGGCATTACGCGCATGTGGACTGTCCGGGGCATGCCGACTACGTCAAGAACATGATAACCGGGGCGGCCCAAATGGATGGCGCCATCCTCGTGGTATCGGCTGCTGATGGGCCCATGCCGCAAACCCGCGAACATATTCTGTTGGCCCGGCAAGTGGGGGTGCCCTATATCGTCGTCTTTTTAAACAAAGCGGATAAAGTCGAAGATCCCGAGCTGTTGGAATTAGTGGAGCTGGAAGTGCGGGAATTGCTCTCGAAGTATCAATTCCCCGGCGATGACGTGCCCATTATTACGGGCTCGGCCATCAAAGCCATCGAAGGGGACACCAGTGACATCGGCGTACCTTCCATCATAAAGCTCTTGGAAGCGATTGACACCTACATTCCTACTCCCGAGCGCGCCATTGATAAACCCTTCCTGATGCCCATCGAAGATGTGTTTACCATCAGTGGCCGTGGGACCGTGGTCACGGGCCGGGTGGAGCGGGGGCGAGTGAAGGTGGGCGATGAAATTGAAATTGTCGGGTTAGGCAACACACAAACCACCACCGTGACTGGGGTGGAAATGTTCCGGAAAGTCTTAGATGACGGGCAAGCGGGGGATAATATTGGGGCGTTATTGCGGGGCACCAAAAAAGACGAAGTGGAGCGGGGCATGGTGTTAGCCAAGCCGAAGAGTATCACTCCACATACGAAGTTTAAGGCTGAGGTGTATGTGTTGACCAAGGAAGAAGGGGGGCGGCATACCCCGTTTTTCAATGGTTATCGTCCGCAGTTTTATTTCCGCACGACGGATGTGACGGGGATCGTGCAATTGAATGAAGGGGTGGAGATGGTGATGCCGGGGGACAACACGACGTTTACGGGAGAGTTGATCTCGCCGATTGCGATGGAACAGGGGTTGCGGTTTGCGGTTCGTGAAGGTGGGCGCACGGTGGGCGCCGGCGTGGTGACGGAAATTTTGGCATAA
- a CDS encoding DUF192 domain-containing protein has product MTGQKKILIVFALAVFEFAGSLSVLASPPSPPPKLNPGLATIQTPDGFTIYAEIANTPDQRSQGLMYRTRLAPDRGMLFTFPEPGIWTFWMKNTKMALDMLWLDEKGVIVHIQHAAPICERKDNLCPRYRSNKPAVAVLELGPGRSKTLNLAPGKKLTIELP; this is encoded by the coding sequence ATGACAGGACAGAAAAAAATTCTGATCGTATTTGCACTGGCTGTTTTTGAATTTGCAGGCTCCCTATCTGTTTTGGCTTCACCCCCATCTCCACCACCCAAGTTAAACCCAGGGCTCGCCACCATTCAAACACCCGATGGCTTCACTATTTATGCAGAAATAGCCAACACCCCCGATCAAAGATCCCAAGGATTAATGTATCGCACACGATTAGCCCCAGATCGAGGTATGCTGTTCACCTTCCCAGAACCCGGGATTTGGACTTTCTGGATGAAAAACACCAAAATGGCTCTAGATATGCTTTGGCTCGATGAGAAGGGTGTTATTGTTCACATTCAACATGCGGCTCCGATCTGCGAACGGAAAGACAATCTCTGTCCCCGGTACCGCTCCAATAAACCGGCCGTCGCAGTATTGGAATTGGGTCCAGGCCGATCAAAAACGCTGAACCTCGCACCAGGCAAGAAACTCACCATCGAACTCCCCTGA